tttgaaaatatgaaaatgaTGTAAGTAGAGGCCTCGTTCGATTCGctgaaaaataagccgaaacactattccggctgatttgttgtgaaaaaacattgtttcggctgaaaaaataagctgaaaaaaacggattacaagagaagcgaacaggaacagattcatctcgaaatatagtttcataaaagtatattTTAACTATAttttatatcaaaaaataatagtcaaagttgttttttaGACCATGTCATTGTCAAAACTACATTCTTTAGGAAACCGGAGGGAGTACCTAATTCTACTCAATTAACGGCCTAATATGAGTGCAGAGTCTATTTGTGCTCGAAAGAAAGACACTTTTATATACACATTCATAAATGTAAAGTTTATTTTACCAGCTCCGTCCACTAGCTAAAAATatagaaatttatttatttttaggaTGCAGATAAAATATTTTAAGGCCATCTTCAGAGTAACTTGGAGCTGATTTTGCCACCATGGATCGTGACATGTGTGAGATGAGGTGTTGACTCGGCGTGAAAGGTCTACGTGGCAAGCTATCCTATATTCTACTGCTGCATGCATCTCTTTCTTTCTCCTTCAAGGTCATATATACTTCCTTCGGCTAAGACAATTGCTATAACCTCATCCCCGAGCCTTTACAATTGATCAACACTAGCCCATTAACCCGTGTGTAAGGATCATATGTCTATATACATGAATTTATTTGTTGTTGGTATTTCTAATAGTTGTAGGTATTTTCTTATCTTTGTTTATTAACCCGTGTGTAAGGATCATATGTCTAAACTATGAACATTATTGAATCTTTGTTTATCACAAGTTAATATTTATAGTTATTGTAAAAATTCACAGGGTTTCTATTTTCCTATTGTGTCCCTAGAGAattaagagttaaatgcaccagagatccattaacttgtgatgaggtttcagttgagtccatcaactttcaaagtagcttttttgggtccataaacttttaaaatggttcactacaGGTCCATAcatatttatttaaccttaaattcaaagcaCATTTATAGAAAACCCCGTACCTTTCTTTATCTTCTACGCGCTCACCCTTTAGTCATCGTACGTAAGAACTTGATTTGCGGTAGTTAGTTGCGGGCGGCTGAAATCTGAATCTTGGTGTGGGAACTCTTTCTGATCTCGATGGCATGCAGGGCATGATCATCCTGACGCTGACGGCCAGCATGCTGTCGTTCGCGTCGCCGCGGGATCAACAGCTTGTTCATCGTGGTGGGCGCGGGCGGGATCAACGGCAGCAGTGCGCGGGCACGACGGAGGGACAGTTCGCGGTGCTGGCACTGTCGTTCTTGTTCATCGTGGTGGGCACGGGCGGCATCCGGCCATGCAGCCTGCCGTTCGGCGTCGACCAGTTCAACCCGCGCACGGAGTCCGGCCGCCGCGGGATCAACAGCTTCTTCAACTGGTACTACTTCACCCTAACCATCGCCGTCGTGGGCTCGTCGATGGGGATCATCTACGTGCAGAGCAACGTGAGCTGGTGCATTGGGTTCGCCATCCCCGCCGCACTCATGTTCGCCTCCTGCGTGCTCTTCTTCGCCGGCGCGGGGCTCTATGTCCGCGTGCGCCCCGAGGGGATCCCCTTGGCCAGCGTTTTCCGCGTCGTCGTCGCAGCGGTCTGTAAGCGGCGCGCCCCGGCGCCCAAGGACCCCGCAGCGTCCCTCTTCAGGACGCGCCACGCGAGCTCGCTCGTGACGAGGCTCCCCTACACCGACCAGTTCAGGTTCCTCGACAAGGCCACCGTGGTGGTGGAGTACGATAGCGAGGTCGACAACGCCAGCGGCGGCCGCCCTAGGGACCAGTGGCTGCTGTGCAGCCTGCAGCAGGTGGAGGAGGCCAAGTGCGTCCTCCGCATCATGCTGGTGTGGGCCACCTGCATCATCTACTACGTGGCGTtcgtgtaacaacccaaaaatccacacaacaaaaatcacaactacaaaatttttgttgttaccccatgcaatgttgagtgacatctgtagaagccaaccctaggtgttgcattagaagtaacccaactagacagtttcatgagcatggcatgtcatttgttaattatgtttattcaaatactaacaaataaaatatagcatacattgttaactcaaatggtgatttggattttcaattattttatgtaatgcctagCAACTCCtaaaaagaaataaaccataaagaaattattaatcaaaccaaagaataaatgcttaaagaggaAACTGTTttcatttttgtataacaaaactacacctattgtTGTTATACTAAATAGCTAAAATAAAGTTTCTAAAACttcaatgaataaggtacaccaattttgaattcaaattccaaaccaaatttgaattcaaacaaaggagaagaaaagaaaaacaaaaagaagagaaaagggAGGAGCCAGCCTCGCAGCCCAAGTGACTGGTCGGCCCAGCTTGCTTCTCTCCCCAGCCAGCCCAACTCGCTCACCCGGCTTCGTTGGCCCACGCGCAACCGCAAGCAGGCCTGGCCTGACCGCGCCAGCCCAACGTGCCAGCACGCCAGCTCGCCAACGCCCGACGGAAGCCGCTGCCAAGCGGGGCCTAGGTGTCATCACCCACCTCGGTCCCCCAGCTTTTCCCGATCGCAGAGCTAAGACGGAAGCGGGAGGTCCACGCAACCTGCCTTGGCCGCACGATCGCGCCATCAACCGATCAGACGCGCTCAAGGACGCCAGCCGGACCGACCAAGTCTGACAGAAGTCACGCCCGTGGCATGACCCTACCCCCCCCCTCGCGCgtgcctgccatggccatggccgagccgtGACCTTGTCGCCTCCCTGTCCCCCGCCTTGCTGACCAAGGAACACGAAAACGGTTTCGCCATCGCACCCGCGACCACGTCGTGCCCCCGTAGCCTAGCCTCGACGTGATCATAGCCCTCCACGCACCCCTTGGCCATCCACAGCCGCTCGCTCCATGCCTGACCGagcttcggctataaaagccccggcCCCGGTTGCCCAAACGCGTCCCCGTGCCCCGCCGCCACCTTGTGGCCGTCCACCgcgcacccgagccaagagagagagaggggatagaggaagaagaaggaatgaGTAAGGAGCAAggaagaggaggatcggagccacccacgtgctgccgaagtcgtcggagccgaagacgacgccATTGTCTTCATCACTAttgcgggtcggcactgcactgcTTCCGTCTACACGGCCACGACCTCCACTACACCGCCATCCTTCCATCTTCGACACCAGCGGTGAGTCCCTCACTGCTGAGACTCttcctagccccatggacgccgTAGCAGAGCACGCGCACGCCGCGCTCATGCCACCGCCGTCATGGCGTGGCCACCACTGGCGCACTCGGCCGCCTCACCGGACTAGGACGTAGTCGTAagcaccaccgtgacgcccaGAGGGTAGCCGCGTAGACCAAGACCCCATTAGCCAGTCACAGCACCCTGGCCATGAGCACTGGACCTcggccgaagctccgccgtgcaccaccaccgttCGTGGACTCCGCCACGCCTTTTGGTCACCGTCGTCACTCCACCCTGTCGCCCGCTAGTAGTCTAAACGggaacggggcaccaggacccctagaaCAGCCCCTAGCTGCCCTACCGGTGGgcaccgccacgaccaagccgccgaccaccgtggccaatgCCTTAgaaagccctggccaccacctagaccccaccaccgTGTTCGCCGAGGCCTGGTGAAGCccttccccaccttaattgaacGCCAGCACCGCCgtaggagctcgccggtgagcacaccaTCGCCGGGAGCACACCGGGGATGGAAGGAGAGGACTCCCATGCCGGCCGCACgcgcctgcacccggtgcacatggactaggccagagggaagaagggtggactcggtccatcgAAGACCAGCCagtggtccatggaccgtgaacatgagTCCATCGTGAACCACGCGGTGTGGGCTGAGCTGTGAACGAAGCCTAGTGGGGGCCTAGGGCTACGATGTGGCAACGCCATAGCTTGCCACGTGTCCGGGCTGgcctggcccaaatccagcccgtctaggcccaccaaagcccagtcgagacccaacctagttgaccgttgaccgatcaaAGTTGACGGTTgaccaggccccacatgtcagcgacacagagactccggacccacttgtcagcaAATGACGTCATGCCGATGTCATGACGACATcacgtgggtcccacctgtcagtatcaACACAGtcgaggtgatgtcatgctgacgtcatgatgacgtcaactgctgacgtcagcagccctggccccacacgtcagtgactatgaaccgttgaccgttgactcgcctgttgacttgacattgactttgaccgaacccacaagtcagtgacccaagagcctctggccccacctgtcagaaccgatgacgttgatgatgtcatgctgacgtcaagatgacatcAGCAAGACCCCACTAGTCAGCTAAGAGCCGAgtcgatgatgtcatgctgacgtcagcatgccatgtggaccagtcacagcgtgacacgtgtcagcccaggattaattcggccttttctattttcagagatgaattaaacttcagaaattcaaaactaattcatacgaccttagaaaaatacaaaactaggaccaaaattcatctaaaatcgagctttacgcaatgaacccatgtttgagtgcatttggctcttttgaattttcattgcttctttgtgctattctatagacgtcgctaacgcgactataatgcgatcgttatagactcagaggagaaccagacggatgaggattgtgagtaccgtgaggagaacagagacgactacactgaaggtgccacatcccacccaatctcgtagcacctattacgcatggctaatatagaactgctattgctttacttactgttataatcatacaatgataggacttgcatggtagtatgcttacttgatggcctttaccttgatgcaaccttacccctgcataccctgctattagggatgaaaacggatcggatacggacggatatcactgatattacatttgttttcatatttttgtccggattcggattcgaatacggatagtgtcaactatgtcggataggatacgattggatattgacatcataaatatgcgatttgagtattcggatacggatatagtatcagatgttggatatccggactcggatacggacagatctcaacccctctaaacggattcggtttcgaatacggtcggaaaatatccgtaccgttttcatccctacctgctattaggctagacacatgcttactactatatttcattacttacacttctactacattaatgcgtggtggaaactggtgttatctggactatggggagagtgttgcgtgtgtgtgacttgggtgtgtggagggtgagggttgtgtcgaccaagttggagtatacgacgagcctggggcaagtcttgccatggggtgctacctgggcacccctggaatggatacctgtggtgggtaaatggtatatgaggtggtcctaggtgtgaacctgtgatgggaggagcccgggatggaggtgttatggtggcacaataaatggaaaccttgatgaagacattctggcttggtcatccctaaggacttactagtactcagattcactaggaagccttacgtaccacttgccctatatggtgcaggacagccagactacttggtaggatattgccactactgctaggttgatagcggacagtataaggaggtacgggggcatggaggatttcccccacacccttctgagacttcatggagaccttgtggacctagctcatgactcacagttttagctgccctagactagacttggggtataccagggctgaatggtagagtggcattatcctatgctagcaagcggccggaatcagcccagttgacgatggtcagcgaagaaggcagatcttgtggttatgtaaaacctctatagagtgtttggttgatcgattgatacatgtgccgacttgttggctatggacctttcctgggtttcgcttaaactagataatgagatgagtccttctcttcttcccccgtgagagagtgtcggtcgtagccaggggctacgagccttgagacagtgccaagagggagttggcctgtcgactaagcgatggtatTATGGCGATGTGGTGATGACAtagagatggtggtatattgatcacaggatcgaaacctggctctggacaggaatggggtggaatgtgtgtgggaatggtgttaaaacttgaccaactattattatatacttgatatgttaaaacataggaaaccctagccttataggttccttttgaatatatccaacttgcatccaatttccacaaagcaatgctcatagggtgggagtggccagtacaaatcgtactgataaattttggcacacaggttctgctgaggagtatagctccgaggagtttgacggttgaggggttcgttcctacgcttgagtttggtgatcttatcttcaagctgttctgaatgaatgctacttttgattccgccaatgcggcgatgtaataatttatgtaattccgcactttatgtactctaatattatcattgtatggatgtggtattcgactagaatttgggtaatatgatctacaacggtcataatacacttcgagtctgtggatttcccttcgtggaaatcaggtcgcttcagttggtatcagagccatacttgaccttaggacgaaaccctcaaaaatggacgatagaataggacgtgaacaacccttctttcggttatataccgacccaaaatttacttttatgcaaggcttatctattattgacctgctaacacctgttccttaaaacatgcagatggcaacgaacatcgactggccacctctaggaccgctacctctagacaacgccaagcttaccttcgacctacgtgagctcgggggttttgcatagaccctctgccaagttctcgtcacgttaggagtccccgacgagcttgtcaaggtcacctacaccgggaagccagctcaggaaggaggaatcgaaggaccgattgtcacctcagtcgagttcccaactagcactaccttaccttctgtcccagctttcactgagttgactatagaggacacagtcgaggagggactgcaagctatctcacacaaggcacttcgtagagtgatgagggaccactatgagcacctgaagatgacagagttccgtctacttccctaggccctcgacctcagccttacccctagtgagcagagtttcatagcTGACAGAGTTATCTTTGCTGAGGAGGACAAATGCCTTCacgtctcggctatccacctactagagcaggacaggtatgtgacccagctagagcagaggagacgtcaggactaggcccttctatgggagtactaggagtgagactcgcagggagcataggagcgagctagtctacttgagacagttgccaagctacaggacaagctcaaccgtcgtgaagaagtccacagaaccaaggtcatagacttacaggacaaagccaccgacctaggcaacaggaactgctacctcgacagcaaggtcttggagttgcagagagttggacaacaagaaggctgagttcaatcACAAAGGAGACAGagaaaggtccaaggggattgatatgctgaaaatccaatctcggaacaagaccatgactcaggatctagaggagtttaggaagaaggccattcgcaaccagggtcacctgatcaaggcactcaggcagaacgagtacctataggacaagtgtgagaggacatggcaggcttggcagaagtctgacaagaagcgccttagggagatgaagggtatgtgggattagctacccaaggagattcgcagcaagacaaagcctaggatagaggagtttgagttagccccaactcgcctcaacctagacatctgccctaccctacctagagccaagcctaatgaggagcttgccgaggccttgaagtacgtgtcccgacttcacaagtctgacgaggagatcgagatcgaaaatagtcgtatcccagctatggtgtacgagttagagtagaatgaccctgcgtggtcatgagtcatgttagtagcttccataagttgtaccccatgatgtaccccttatgagatgtaatatgagacactatgcgtagtacgattctcgctagtcttcaagtgtagctaatggagatgatgctatataataaaacccatgtaatgaatgttttggatattattgcatcttatggatcttattgcttctttgtaatgagtgttggatagtataaatgtttttctttaaatcgtcaaagtCATGTAACCATACTGAATTATAAGcgcttatggcacaaacactaaaattcctatgatccgtgttgcagatgccgaaccaccgatctgatcgcctaatgaaccgtggatgtgcgcccaccctcgaaccagtcgaaccaaatggggggcgtggtggcaacaaccgtggccatggccatggccgtggccgtggatgtggagggatacccttcaacttgGAGAATACcacgccgcctgaggagaaccttccgccaccaccaccaccgaacctggcagaagtgatggcacaacagacccaacttcttgcagctcttgctAATGGAGCAAATCATCGCCAGGGAggttagcagaatgacttccaaaggaaactggaaggatttctgaagctaaggccacctacatatgatggcaccgaccctaacccacttgtagccgatgactggctcaaggagatggagaagaagcttgacctcactactttcaccaacgatgagtgtgttggagctaccacacaaCAGCTCATAGGTGTAACACGCGcttggtgggatagtttcagtgattcccatgaggaccctgccaacatctcgtgggatgagttcaccgaagcattcactgagtatcacattcccaagggtatcatggaggccaaagctgaggagttccgcaacatcaagatgggaaaggacagggtgactaagtacactactcgtttcaccaatcttctttgctatgcaccttcctatgttgtgaagtCTGAGAAGgaaaagctatactattaccgcaagagacttaacccgcacatcaagttgaagtttggcggtattgagagtaacacgttgcgtgctctggtggatcattgcatccagattgagaaggaccatgctaaagctggagaggagtatagggagaggaagcgtaagcctgaggagtccttccgtggccgtgatcgcaagaggttccgcagagatgcaccacctagggaatgctctcgccacaacagggatgataaCCCTAGGTCGAGTAGGGGTAGTAGAGGCTACACCCtcaaatactcctgccctgcttaGGATCGCTACACCCAGgatcgttatgctcaggaccgcaacactcaggaccatttcaactaTTCCTGCTCTatgaatgaatgcccagcacagaaccgctccgcaccaagcactggaaactagaaggcacctgtgccaacccctacaggaggtacgcctttcacctgcttcgcttgtggccaaccaggtcacaaagccactgagtgcccacagaacttaGCTGCTCAAAAGTCTTagctcaagggatctgctacccaaggatgtctcaaccatctagacgccgaggaagcacaggctgcccctgacgttgtgtatggtatgtttttagttaatggcaatactacatcagttctatttgactctggagcaacttgttcttacatatcatccaaatttgcatgagagcatgacctgcctgtaaccccacgtgaaaaacctatcatcaccagttcacctttagaagacctaaagtgcacccacatctgtaagggagtgagtcttaccattgagggtcttacctttaaagccgacctaaccctgttaccttccacaaacctagatgtcatcctaggtatggattggctaaccattcaccgaggtatcatatcatgttcacctagatacgtccaagtgacccacccatcaggccaagttattagatgtgaaccctagttcGGAAAGTCCACTTCCATCCTATGCACCCTTAAAACcagtttagaatcacaaaaagaggagaagacagttcatgatgtggctgtggtcagagactatcctaatatattccctgaagaattactgggtatgccaccagaccgtgatgtagagttcatcattgatcttttgccgagaacaggacccattgctaagagaccctatcgcatgtcagttgatgaactagccgagctcaagaaacagcttgatgagctcatctcgaagggatatatcagacccagtgcttcaccctagggatcccctgttctgtttgttaagaagaaggatggctcaatgagaatgtgcattgattaccagaacttgaacgtagtcaccatcaagaacaagtaccctctgccaagaatcaatgatctgcttgatcagcttcgaggtgccaagtatttctccaagattgatctcagatctggctatcatcagatgaagattcgagagagtgacatcccgaagacagccttcatgactaggtatgggtagtttgagttcatcgtggtgtcctttggactcacgaatgctcccgcatacttcatgaacatgatgaataaggttttcatggatgatctggataagttcgtggtagtattcattgatgacatccttgtctattcacccaccactgaagaacacgaacatcatctgaaaACTGTACtggaaaaactagcccaacatcagctctacgcaaagttcagcaaatgtgaattttggctatagaaagttgccttcttaggccatgtactatcagctgaaggtgtcgtagttgacccgaccaagattgaagctgtgaaagagtaggatcaaccccgtaatgtgatagaaattagaagtttcttgggattggctggatattatcgccgattcatcgagaacttctccaagatagcctgtccaatgaccaaccttctgaagaagactaaggagtttgaatggacacctgagtgcgaacaaagcttccaggaattgaaacagaagcttaccacaactcctatgctagcattgcctgatatcagcaaagatttcgtggtctattgtgatgcatcccatcatggacttggttgtgtactgatgcaaaatggaagagtgatagcatatgcgtcttggcagttgaaagaacacgagaaccgttacccaatcCATGATCTCGAGTTAGCAgctgttgtgcatgccttgaagatctagagacactacttgataggcaacaagtgtgatatctatatggatcacaagagcttgaagtactttttcactcaggaagatctaaatatgaggcaatgccgatggctagagttgatcaatgattatgacctagaaattcactatcatccgggaaaagctaatgtcgTTGCAGACGCTCTCAGTCgtaagagttactatcacactttgatcactgaatccataccacctgagctcaaggaagagattgatgatttccaacttgagatactaccgcatgacttgttgaatgaactccgcatatagtatgatctcacagatcgcatccgtcaagctcagaaaagatgtgaagagatcgaatatctccgtggtctgatgaaactaggctacaagaccaaccactaggaagatgaataaggaaccatctggttcaagaacagaatctgtgttccatctgacctagtgctacgagaggaaattctatcagaagctcacgattccaagtactgtgttcaccctagaggttcaaagatgtatcaagacttgaagaaacacttctggtggaaaggtatgaagacagacattgcaggacatgtggcatgatgtgacacctgcaatagagtcaaggctgaacatcaaaggcctacaggattgctaaagcctcttaacgttcccgagtggaaatgggagagcatatctatggatttcatagttggattgccccaatcacagaaaggcaatgactccatctgggtgattgttgatcgtttaaccaagattgctcactttgtaccagtcaagaccaagaccgatgcctaaaaattagcagatctatatgttgagcatattcttagactgcatggagctccctctagtattgtatctgattgtggtcctcagtttgtgtcccgattctaggaagctctgcacaagtccattggaaccaaacttgatttcagtactgcttatcacccacagacagatggatagacaaaacgagtaaatcagatcttagaagacatgtttcgcgctagtgtgctgaattatggctctgattgggagaaatgcctaccctatgccgagttctcttacaacaacagctactaagccagtatcaagatgtcgccatttgaagctctgtatggcagaccttgtaagaaacctttgatgtggtcccaatcgggagaaagatcgttctttgactccgctaagattcaagatgccgaagaaggagttgctcaagtgaaggagaatttgaggattgctcaaagtcgatacaagagctatgttgacaaaagaagaagagaacttgagttcaatgtgggagacttcgtctatctcaaggtatccccgctacgtggaactatcagattccatgtgaaaggaaagcttgctcctagatttgttggcccatataagatttgcaagaggattgggaagctcgcctacaaacttgagctacctgaggaattaacgggtgtacatcccgtattccacgTCTCATAGCTAcgtaagtgtttgagagtgcctgatgaagtagttccaactaatacacttgacattcaagacactctcgagtataaagaacatcctatcagaattctgggaa
Above is a genomic segment from Miscanthus floridulus cultivar M001 chromosome 3, ASM1932011v1, whole genome shotgun sequence containing:
- the LOC136544186 gene encoding protein NRT1/ PTR FAMILY 2.10-like, coding for MQGMIILTLTASMLSFASPRDQQLVHRGGRGRDQRQQCAGTTEGQFAVLALSFLFIVVGTGGIRPCSLPFGVDQFNPRTESGRRGINSFFNWYYFTLTIAVVGSSMGIIYVQSNVSWCIGFAIPAALMFASCVLFFAGAGLYVRVRPEGIPLASVFRVVVAAVCKRRAPAPKDPAASLFRTRHASSLVTRLPYTDQFRFLDKATVVVEYDSEVDNASGGRPRDQWLLCSLQQVEEAKCVLRIMLVWATCIIYYVAFV